The following proteins come from a genomic window of Micromonospora zamorensis:
- a CDS encoding GNAT family N-acetyltransferase has translation MIIDDPVLQDTRAILAAVGHHPFARHALGPGTPARGYRRNGAVVWKVSPEHGPAGCGIGPARAAIETCAALAADGLLQPGQRLHLPRHDRGLLADRLTVTEHRDWDFHWTDTAPPAQADEHRVVRLAEADRPALEALIDVAFPSSTSRPGDPRVVAWYGIRAGDRLVACGADRSQSDVGFLAGLTVAPDQRGRGLGAALTAGMTRALLAHHDTVALGVYTDNVGAARLYRRLGFTNTLPLSSVRLG, from the coding sequence ATGATCATCGACGACCCGGTGCTCCAGGACACCCGTGCCATCCTGGCCGCCGTCGGCCACCACCCGTTCGCCCGGCACGCGCTCGGACCGGGCACACCGGCTCGCGGTTACCGGCGCAACGGCGCCGTGGTGTGGAAGGTGTCGCCCGAGCACGGGCCGGCCGGCTGCGGGATCGGCCCGGCCCGGGCGGCGATCGAGACCTGTGCCGCGTTGGCGGCCGACGGGCTGCTGCAACCGGGGCAGCGGCTGCACCTGCCCCGCCACGATCGCGGTCTGCTGGCCGACCGGCTGACGGTGACCGAGCACCGCGACTGGGACTTCCACTGGACCGACACGGCACCGCCGGCACAGGCCGACGAGCACCGGGTGGTGCGACTCGCCGAGGCGGACCGTCCCGCGCTGGAGGCGCTGATCGACGTGGCGTTCCCGAGCAGCACCTCCCGCCCCGGAGACCCACGGGTGGTGGCCTGGTACGGCATCCGGGCAGGCGACCGGCTGGTGGCCTGCGGCGCGGACCGCAGTCAGAGCGACGTTGGCTTCCTCGCCGGCCTGACCGTTGCCCCGGACCAGCGGGGTCGGGGCCTGGGTGCCGCCCTGACCGCCGGCATGACCCGGGCGCTGCTGGCTCACCACGACACCGTCGCGCTGGGCGTCTACACGGACAACGTCGGGGCCGCACGCCTCTACCGTCGACTGGGCTTCACCAACACCCTCCCGCTCAGCTCGGTCCGCCTCGGGTGA
- a CDS encoding replication-associated recombination protein A: protein MESDALFSLGEPAGSRSAPDGPAGVDGFTAVADDSPLPVRMRPVTLDELIGQDHLLAPGAPLRQLVSGGAPLSVILWGPPGSGKTTIAHLVAGATDRRFVAMSALSAGVKDVRAVIEAARRQRRSGGPQTVLFIDEVHRFSKTQQDSLLAAVEDRTVTLLAATTENPYFSVISPLLSRCVLLTLQPLDDAAVRGLLRRAVTDKRGLDGALTLTPEAEDHLVRLAAGDVRKALTALEAAAASATALGAGRIDLATAEQAVDVAAVRYDRDGDAHYDVVSAFIKSMRGSDVDAAVHWLARMLVAGEDARFIARRLVIFASEDVGMADPGALSVATAAAHAVEYVGLPEAQLNLAQAVIHLATAPKSNSATTAIGAAIADVRAGRGGPVPRGLRDAHYAGARGLGHGTGYRYPHDDQRGVVTQQYVPDDLVGTDYYQPSPHGAERSVATRLPLLRRIVRGLPAPTARPDTPTAEPPVTAQAASALPGETGRPATGTGAPGTMQDSGTDAAGEGQQ, encoded by the coding sequence ATGGAGTCCGACGCCCTCTTCTCCCTCGGTGAACCCGCCGGGTCGCGCAGCGCGCCCGACGGCCCCGCCGGTGTCGACGGCTTCACCGCGGTGGCCGACGACTCGCCACTGCCCGTCCGGATGCGCCCGGTGACCCTCGACGAGCTGATCGGTCAGGACCACCTGCTCGCCCCCGGCGCCCCACTACGGCAGCTGGTCTCCGGCGGCGCCCCGCTGTCGGTGATCCTCTGGGGCCCGCCGGGCAGCGGCAAGACCACCATCGCGCACCTGGTGGCCGGGGCGACCGACCGCCGATTCGTCGCCATGTCGGCGCTCTCCGCCGGCGTCAAGGACGTGCGGGCGGTGATCGAGGCGGCCCGCCGCCAGCGCCGCTCGGGCGGCCCGCAGACCGTGCTCTTCATCGACGAGGTGCACCGGTTCAGCAAGACCCAGCAGGATTCGCTGCTCGCCGCCGTCGAGGACCGTACTGTCACGTTGCTGGCGGCGACCACCGAAAACCCGTACTTCTCGGTCATCTCGCCGTTGCTGTCGCGGTGCGTGCTGCTGACCCTGCAACCGTTGGACGACGCGGCGGTGCGGGGCCTGCTGCGCCGCGCTGTCACCGACAAGCGCGGGCTGGACGGCGCCCTGACCCTGACCCCGGAGGCCGAGGACCACCTGGTCCGGCTGGCCGCCGGTGACGTCCGCAAGGCACTCACCGCACTGGAGGCGGCGGCGGCCTCCGCCACGGCGCTCGGCGCCGGGCGGATCGACCTCGCCACCGCCGAGCAGGCCGTCGACGTGGCGGCGGTGCGCTACGACCGCGACGGCGACGCCCACTACGACGTGGTCAGCGCCTTCATCAAGAGCATGCGCGGTTCGGACGTGGACGCCGCGGTGCACTGGCTGGCCCGCATGCTGGTCGCCGGCGAGGACGCCCGGTTCATCGCCCGCCGCCTGGTCATCTTCGCCAGCGAGGACGTGGGCATGGCCGACCCCGGGGCCCTGAGCGTGGCCACCGCCGCGGCGCACGCCGTCGAGTACGTCGGTCTGCCCGAAGCGCAGCTCAACCTTGCCCAGGCGGTGATCCACCTGGCGACGGCGCCCAAGTCGAACTCCGCCACCACCGCCATCGGCGCCGCGATCGCCGACGTGCGGGCCGGTCGCGGCGGTCCCGTGCCGCGAGGGCTGCGTGACGCGCACTACGCCGGCGCCCGAGGGTTGGGCCACGGCACCGGCTACCGCTACCCGCACGACGACCAACGCGGTGTGGTCACCCAGCAGTACGTCCCGGACGACCTGGTGGGCACCGACTACTACCAGCCCAGCCCGCACGGCGCCGAACGGTCGGTGGCCACCCGGCTGCCGCTGCTGCGCCGGATCGTGCGGGGTCTGCCGGCTCCGACCGCCCGTCCGGACACTCCGACAGCCGAGCCACCTGTAACGGCACAGGCCGCGTCGGCGCTACCTGGCGAGACCGGTCGCCCGGCGACCGGCACGGGCGCACCCGGCACGATGCAGGACAGCGGCACTGATGCCGCAGGAGAGGGTCAACAGTGA